CTACTTTATTAACACTCTCACTAATAGGTATTTTATAGTCTGTATTTTCACGCCCTTCAACACTAAGTGCCAAATTAGTAATGAAATCAACCAAATCTTTAAATGTACTAGAATTTTTCCATAATTCCAGATCTTCATTAGTTAATAGTCTTTTTACGGGTTTcatgttttattattcgaTTTGAACTTGATAATTgtctatttcttttaataactcTACCAGCcaacaaagaaataaaaacaattgaaGGTACACGTTTAGATTTAACAaaatagaaagaaagaaaaagggagaagaaaaagaaggagagaaagaaagaaagaaaaaaaaaaaaaaaaaattaaatgtaaaaaaaaatgtaaaagtaaaattaagaaaaaagtgttattgcaagttgttttttttttttgccttttctaaaattttgTAGGTTTTATTTAGTTATAAGGTTGTTAGTATTTTTCCTGCGCGTTTTTCTCAAGAATAATTAGTATGTAACACTGGCATCATTGGTTTAAAagctattattatgaacGCCTCTGTTATATGTATAGCATGTTctctaaaataaaataaaataaaataaaataaaaagtatcGTTACAAttgccaataataaaaagtttgtAAGATATAAGAAATAGTTGAGAACCTTCCCTACCAAACACTTTTCTTTCagttatataatattaatacaaTTAAATGCAggttattttgttttattgtttatttatttttttttattcattcGGTTCAAACATCTCAATGCTTTTCAAATTATGCTACTAATTCCAACTCTACATCATTATATCCAAATTTAGCTTTATATTCATTGAAAATTCTACTTAACTCTTTAACATAAAGTCCATGATAATTATCAACGTCTTTTTCGGAAAAGTTTTCTAGTTTGGGTACCATTATTGGATTACCAAAAACTAAATTTATGGGGTGTCTAAAGGGTATAAATCCCCAGTCATAATTAAATATCCCTCTCGCATAAAAAAGCGGTATGGTAAACCCCCATCTATTTTTCATCCATAATTGGAATCTTCTAGTCAAAGATTTATTCTCGGTACTGAGTacattatatatttcattttctcCAAATGCAAAAATTGGAACTAAACCTACGTTACCAACCTCTAATGCTAACTTAACAAATCCTTTTCTCTTGTCTAATATTAATTCAGCCTTATGAACTTTAGCATGCAAAGACTCTTGTGCACCACCAATAACAATGCAAATagaataattttgtttcaGCACTTTAATCGCATTTTGCCTTGATACCGCAGTCACACCCAAGCCCAGTAAATAATCTCTATAAAATGGGATGTTAAACACATTAACTAGAGTCATTAAACAAGTAGGTATTCCAGGGAATTTTAGACTCCAATTGACTCCCTCTGTGGAAATAGCGCCGAATGAACCCAATGCACATATCCCGTGGGGATGATAGCCAAAGATATATTTAGGTCCAACAAGTTCGTTTTGGGGGGTAAATGTAGGTTTCAGGTCACAAgttttgtataatttaattGGAAAGTAgttacaataatatttccatattttcaaactcctgaaaaattttgaatacCTTCTAACAACGCCGCCGTTTACTGGGGTTCTATCAAATACATAGTATATTAAAtatggaaaaaatatagtgaataataaaagtggATTTGCTAGTACGAATAGTGAAAAAATGgcaaaaatgaaaatacaaCTAACTTGCCATGTTACAGCTGCAGTTTCCAATCTTCTACTGAACGGTGTATTTATTGAACAGAATATcctatccttttttttagtgtTTTTCTTTGACTGTGTCATTTTAATGGTTAAGTATCGATAGGTTTATTGGTTTTTgtttgattattataattatattgttCTCTTTTCAGTGTTGTTTTCTTTAtgcagttttttttttttttttttttttttttttaattcccTTTTTCCGACCTTTTCGTAtacaaaaagaataaaatcaaTTCAATTAATTAGTTTCTCGAGGTGGAATTAAAGATAGATCATAACTATAATTAGAGCAGAAAAGAAtaggaaaagaaaggaaaagaaaagaaaagaaaagaaaaaaaaaaaaaaaagagaataaGGAGATGCCTATTTTTGTAGTTTAGTTTGTCATTAAGCATTAGATTTTCAGAAGTATTTAGAAACCTATGAAGATTAAAGGCTGTTACAATAGATTTTCACGTGCCGCAGGTAAAAAGTTTTGttgctttaaaaaaaaaaaaaaaaaaaaaaaaaaaaaagtaataataaattatcttttttatttgttttaatttttccagCAAGTCGTgaaatttactttttagtttttaaaatataaataattttacgCAACTAGAAACAAACAACTATTTTAGCTACAAAGAAATATGTTAGGCTTTTTCGTTTTAGTAAGGTCTTTAAAAAGCTAATTAATTctacaataaataataatcctTTACTATATAAATTCGTTTCTTTCTTACAAAAGCATTTTATGGTTATAAAACCTTGTTTGTTGATTATTTTAACCAAGCTAAACATAAAACGATCATTCTTTAAATCACAGACTTAATCCACTACTCAATCCGATTCACCATATAATATCCGCATACAAGTATGTCCGCATTTATTATACAAACTCGCGCTTTCTTTAATcccataaaaaaaaaaagaattagatTAACCGatacaaaatttttttttactctgcaataaaaccaaaatcTGCTCAAAACGTTTCAAAAGATTATCGTTAATAATTCGAAATTCCGAAAAAGCGAATTGTTTtgccccttttttttccgaaaaaaaaaaatattactgaCACCTTTCGAAGATGTCACAAAAACTACTCAAATAATCAGTAATATCtagatttttaaattatattttagtATTTAGTATACACACATAAACACacctatatatatatatatatatatatatatatatttaatatctatgttatctaatttttttttttttttttctttttttaaaaataaggaaaaataCCAGTGGTAAAATCAAACAagtaaagaaatatatagaAATATGTTATTAAAACCATATAATATTAGATACTTGTATAAAATCGGTTACAAAACTACCCAaggaaatcaaaaaaatgtcaaatttaatcaaatatatttattttactcaaagaaaaaatatatatgttgcTTTTTAGTCCTTTTACTTTGGTTTATTATGAAAAATGTTTTCCCCATAACTTCAATAAATACTAAAGAAGCctttaactttaaaaataaaggtcAACTTTATTACAAAGCAATTGAGTCATTTAATTCAGTTAATCTAAATACCGAACATAATTCaggaaaaattttttctggAATAGAATACTATTTCCATTATTTGGA
This Saccharomycodes ludwigii strain NBRC 1722 chromosome II, whole genome shotgun sequence DNA region includes the following protein-coding sequences:
- the DGA1 gene encoding diacylglycerol O-acyltransferase (similar to Saccharomyces cerevisiae YOR245C | DGA1 | DiacylGlycerol Acyltransferase), which translates into the protein MTQSKKNTKKKDRIFCSINTPFSRRLETAAVTWQVSCIFIFAIFSLFVLANPLLLFTIFFPYLIYYVFDRTPVNGGVVRRYSKFFRSLKIWKYYCNYFPIKLYKTCDLKPTFTPQNELVGPKYIFGYHPHGICALGSFGAISTEGVNWSLKFPGIPTCLMTLVNVFNIPFYRDYLLGLGVTAVSRQNAIKVLKQNYSICIVIGGAQESLHAKVHKAELILDKRKGFVKLALEVGNVGLVPIFAFGENEIYNVLSTENKSLTRRFQLWMKNRWGFTIPLFYARGIFNYDWGFIPFRHPINLVFGNPIMVPKLENFSEKDVDNYHGLYVKELSRIFNEYKAKFGYNDVELELVA